Genomic window (Kosakonia sp. BYX6):
TAAGCGAAATTTTCGCCGCTTCTGTCATATGAATAACCTATAGATACGCCACACCATTGCACCTCAGGGATCTCAGGCGGTAACGTACGCAAAATGATAATTCTGATAACGGAAACCCCATGAATACCAAAGCCCGTAAAGTGATGATCATCGGTACCGGCAACGTCGGTGCGTCTGCCGCGTATGCCCTCCTCAACCAGAATATTTGTGAAGAACTGATCCTTGTCGATTTAGACCAGCAGCGCGTGGAAGGCCACGCGCAGGATCTCTCAGATGCGGCGGCGTATATGCCTGGCATGATGACCATCTCCACGCGCCCGGTGGAGGAGTGTGCAGATGTGGATATCGCGGTGATCACTGTTTCCGGCGGTGCGTTAAAGCCAGGGCAGACGCGGCTGGATGAGCTGACCAACACTGCGAAAATCGTCAAAAAGATTGTCCCATTAATGATGGAAAACGGCTTTAACGGTATTTTCCTCGTCGCGACGAACCCATGCGACATCATTACCTGGCAAGTGTGGAAACTTTCCGGCTTACCGCGTAGCCAGGTGATTGGCACCGGCGTCTGGCTGGATACCACCCGCCTGCGCCGCGCGCTGGCGCAAACGCTGGATATCGGCGCGCAAAGTATCGACGCCTTTATTCTTGGCGAACATGGCGACACCCAGTTCCCGGTGTGGTCGCACTCCTCGGTCTACGGCTCGCCGATTGCCGACGTGTATCAACGCAAAACCGGCCAGCCGTTGGATGTTGACGCACTGGCGGAGAAGGTGCGCCGCCACGGTTTTGAGATTTACGCCCGCAAAGGCTGCACCGAATATGGCATTGCCGGAACCATTGCCGAGATTTGCCGCAATATTTTCACCGGTAGCCATCGCGCGCTGG
Coding sequences:
- a CDS encoding L-lactate dehydrogenase, with the protein product MNTKARKVMIIGTGNVGASAAYALLNQNICEELILVDLDQQRVEGHAQDLSDAAAYMPGMMTISTRPVEECADVDIAVITVSGGALKPGQTRLDELTNTAKIVKKIVPLMMENGFNGIFLVATNPCDIITWQVWKLSGLPRSQVIGTGVWLDTTRLRRALAQTLDIGAQSIDAFILGEHGDTQFPVWSHSSVYGSPIADVYQRKTGQPLDVDALAEKVRRHGFEIYARKGCTEYGIAGTIAEICRNIFTGSHRALAISCILDGEYGVSDVAIGVPAVLTQSGVQQIIELQLEEDEVAKFNHSVEVIKANIARLP